From a region of the Zingiber officinale cultivar Zhangliang chromosome 4B, Zo_v1.1, whole genome shotgun sequence genome:
- the LOC121977360 gene encoding cytochrome c-like isoform X2 has protein sequence MASFAEAPPGDPKSGEKIFKTKCAQCHTVEKGAGHKQGPNLNGLFGRQSGTTPGYSYSAANKNMAVIWEEHTLYDYLLNPKKCGQMAYQIHDL, from the exons ATGGCATCTTTCGCCGAAGCCCCGCCGGGAGATCCCAAATCTGGGGAGAAGATCTTCAAGACCAAGTGCGCGCAGTGCCACACCGTGGAGAAGGGCGCCGGCCACAAGCAAG GGCCGAATTTGAATGGACTTTTTGGGAGACAATCTGGTACGACCCCCGGCTACTCGTACTCGGCTGCAAACAAGAACATGGCTGTTATATGGGAGGAGCATACATTGTATGACTACTTGCTTAATCCTAAGAAG TGTGGCCAAATGGCATATCAGATTCATGACCTTTAA
- the LOC121977360 gene encoding cytochrome c-like isoform X1, whose amino-acid sequence MASFAEAPPGDPKSGEKIFKTKCAQCHTVEKGAGHKQGPNLNGLFGRQSGTTPGYSYSAANKNMAVIWEEHTLYDYLLNPKKYIPGTKMVFPGLKKPQERADLIAYLKQSTA is encoded by the exons ATGGCATCTTTCGCCGAAGCCCCGCCGGGAGATCCCAAATCTGGGGAGAAGATCTTCAAGACCAAGTGCGCGCAGTGCCACACCGTGGAGAAGGGCGCCGGCCACAAGCAAG GGCCGAATTTGAATGGACTTTTTGGGAGACAATCTGGTACGACCCCCGGCTACTCGTACTCGGCTGCAAACAAGAACATGGCTGTTATATGGGAGGAGCATACATTGTATGACTACTTGCTTAATCCTAAGAAG TATATTCCTGGGACCAAGATGGTTTTTCCTGGTTTGAAGAAGCCACAAGAGCGTGCGGATCTAATTGCTTATCTTAAACAGTCGACGGCTTAA